Genomic window (Betaproteobacteria bacterium):
CGATTTCGAGGCCGCGCTCGCGAGCGTGGTCATGATTCGCTCCGAAATCCCCGACGATGCCTTCACGGCCCATATTCTCGGTACGGAGCGGGTGGGCAACGGCGTGGTCATCCGCGAAGATGGATTGATCCTCACCATCGGTTACCTTGTCACTGAAGCAGAAACCGTCTGGCTCACCACCAACAAGGGCATCGCGATACAAGGACACCCCCTGGCGTACGATTTCGCCACGGGCTTTGGCTTGGTGCAGGCCCTTGGCCGGTTGAAGGTCCCGGCGCTACAGCGCGGCTCCGCCACGAATTGCAATGTCGGCGCCAATGTCGTGATCGCCGGCCACGGCGGGCGAGAACACGCCCTCAAGGCCAAAGTGATCGCCAAGCGTGAATTCGCGGGCTATTGGGAGTATTTGCTAGACGAAGCCATCTTCACCGCGCCGGCTCATCCGCAGTGGGGCGGAACCGCGCTGCTAGGAGAAGACGGCCGCTTGCTGGGTATAGGCTCATTGCTCGTGCAAGAAAAGGTCGAGGAAAAAGCCACCCAGGGCAACATGTTCGTTCCCGTGGATTTGCTCGAACCCATCCTGGACGATTTGCTTCGCCAGGGGCAAGCTAACCGCCCGGCCCAGCCCTGGCTCGGTGTCTATCTCGTGGATAGCGACGGCAAACTGGGCGTAGGTGGTTTGGCCAAGGGCGGACCCGCGGACCAAGCGGGCCTGCGCTCGGGAGATCTCATCACGGCAGTGGCAGGACAAGAAATTTCCGGACTCGCCGATTTATTCCGCAAGCTGTGGGGGCTGGGCAGGGCGGGTGTGGAAGTCCCCATGACCATCGTGCGGCGCGGCGCCGTGGTTCAAGTCCGCGTCACCTCCGCGGACCGCGGCGGCTTTCTTAAGAAGCCGAAGCTGCATTAGCTAGGCGCGGCGAAGCTTCAGATACGACATAATCACCTCACGCCGCGCGCCATGGGCTCGATCTTCGCCACCTGCCGCTTGAGCGCGCGTTGCGCATGCCAAAGATCGTAATTCGCTTGCATGTGCAGCCAGGATTGCGCGCCGCCACCAAGTGCTGCCGCT
Coding sequences:
- a CDS encoding serine protease, producing the protein MAETTQWAFPENLQPNPKDLDFDFEAALASVVMIRSEIPDDAFTAHILGTERVGNGVVIREDGLILTIGYLVTEAETVWLTTNKGIAIQGHPLAYDFATGFGLVQALGRLKVPALQRGSATNCNVGANVVIAGHGGREHALKAKVIAKREFAGYWEYLLDEAIFTAPAHPQWGGTALLGEDGRLLGIGSLLVQEKVEEKATQGNMFVPVDLLEPILDDLLRQGQANRPAQPWLGVYLVDSDGKLGVGGLAKGGPADQAGLRSGDLITAVAGQEISGLADLFRKLWGLGRAGVEVPMTIVRRGAVVQVRVTSADRGGFLKKPKLH